In a single window of the Nodularia spumigena CCY9414 genome:
- a CDS encoding type I polyketide synthase: MAASKIEAELEQLQDEISNCENSLLKLIQGKKIMVRNVPLKTSEINTQLQKTNIAIVGMASIFPQAKNLQEYWENIIHKVDCITDVPPSRWSIDDYYDANPRTPDKTYCKRGGFIPDVDFNPMEFGLPPNTLEVTDISQLLGLLVAKSAIEDAGYGESRQFNRERTGVVLGVAVGRQLALPLSSRMQYPVWEKVLKSSGLSDEDTQIIIEKIKSAYVQWNENAFPGMLANVITGRIANRLDLGGMNCVVDAACASSLGALKIAISELVEHRSDMMLTGGVDTDNTIMAYMCFSKTPAVSPSENVKPFDADSDGMMLGEGVGILVLKRLEDADRDNDRIYAVIKGIGSSSDGRYKSIYAPRSEGQIKALNRAYEDAECSPASVGLIEAHGTGTLAGDPTEFSSIKAVFGENNPKQQHIALGSVKSQIGHTKAAAGAASLIKTALALHHKVLPPTINITQPHPKLNIESSPFYLNTQTRPWIATDDEPRRAGVSAFGFGGTNYHVVLEEYKHEHNQPYRIHNSFQSILISAKTPAELLSRCEEIQQQLQSDARERHYAELIAASNALEIPITDARVGFVANSLTQAGELWQKTIDLLKNKLEAESWEHPQGIYYRKTGISTEQKVVALFSGQGSQYLEMGRELVINFPCLRQTYAEMDRLLCQDGLQPVSEVVFPKPVFNEEQKAAQMSALQLTEYAQPAIGAFSVGLYKILQQAGFKADMVAGHSFGELTALWAAGVLSEEDYCFLVKARGQAMATPQDSQVDNGTMLAVKGDVSLVKKLIEDFPLVNIANLNSPQQMVLAGTKAEIAKVEKLLTAKGFHTVLLKVSAAFHTSLVAYALKPFANAIERVSLEQPQIPVYTNFTGTPYPNQARVIQNILKEHLGSQVLFQEEIENIYAEGGYCFVEFGPRNTLTNLVKEILGDASGGRSHRSHIAVALNTNPQKDSDRTLREAVVQLRVAGLPLFNLDPYQQSRPIPADPQTKVLNVRLNSTNYVSDKTKQLFENALQNGHQAKLPVSNPKKSATPDVFTSETLGGEAIPTEKVAVNGGTKLPTEKVAVNGGAKSMKNRQLDERYTKSTPSNPEASVNYQTAIDNLEYTLIEFNRHQRQILQVHEQSLKHQTEYTKTFFGLMQQQHILWGNGKFIKQQPQSQQLAISSSERSIMRFHEHQADSLRIHEQYLNYQQEYTNNFFQLVQQNQLPTSDDTTQNSLIPSFKYEDSSTIPVYPEYQPVAVATADAVATESEPVSTNGNGNGNGAHHQPIPILDITAPQENQTATPTIVAAPPVEPVEIDAATLSQTLLTIVSDKTGYPSEMLEMSMDIEADLGIDSIKRVEILGALLEIYPDLPQPNPEELAQLRTLAEIAEYIKTLAPENSGAPATIKEVLEAEHPEEETAISPSASPTVLPSAIPDNLSEILLTIVSDKTGYPSEMLEMSMDIEADLGIDSIKRVEILGALLELYPDLPQPNPEEVAPLRTLQEIVDYIEQTVKKAGEQGEEAGEQGAGSRGERVGNSSSSQSHSLIRRSPAKLKFLPEPDVLDFTLPAQHIALLTDDGSVTTTKLAEALSQRGWKTVVLSFPESLIGKQSPLPDSINRVVLTDLSEEHLQQQLNAIASEYGKIAAFIHLNPSSLQNTSNHVCYLETEKSLLRHVFLTAKYLKESLNQAAESGRSCFFTVARLDGEFGLGQKTNFGAISSGLFGLTKTVNQEWEPVFCRALDISPDLDAQTAVEHILAELHDYNRLVVEVGYSSQGRTTLICEPESNDIFDSPIPNPQSQVFLVSGGAKGITAKCVIELAQRYQCKFILLGRSAAEPEPVWAEGYVGEAELKKRIMEDFVAKGDKPTPAMVQKKFKTIASRREIAATLEAIEKAGGQAEYLSVDVTDAIALSLEVANAVERLGAVTGIIHAAGNLADKRIEKKTLQDFETVYSAKVKGLENLLRCIPASQLQYLVLFSSVVGFYGNVGQSDYAIANEILNKSAHLFKRNHPNCHVVAINWGPWDSGMVSPELKKAFAERNIEVIPLKTGAQILVSELEQKNHPTTQVVIGSPLVYTPGALNPELKSFRIQRQLTLAANPFLHDHVIAGKPVLPATCAFSWIANTCEQLYPGYKFFSCQNFKVLKGIIFDGQQANEYTLDLVETSKSDDNEIAFQAKVWSNHSGKIRYNFSANIKLRRQIPVAPTYELFNQERTNPDISTSFYQNGASSLFHGSAFQGVESVLNISPETITIDCLVPKVEETKQGQFLVQTFNPYIVDVQIHALWIWSQYYHQVGCLPSEIHNFEQFAELPFGEKLYISCEVQSKTNSAIVTNVITHDAQGKIYTRMMDARGIVLPQ, from the coding sequence ATGGCTGCTTCTAAAATTGAAGCTGAATTAGAACAATTGCAAGATGAGATCAGCAATTGTGAAAATTCTCTGCTGAAGCTAATACAGGGGAAAAAAATTATGGTGAGAAATGTACCGCTAAAGACTAGCGAAATAAATACACAACTGCAAAAGACCAATATTGCCATAGTCGGCATGGCTTCTATATTTCCGCAAGCCAAAAACTTACAGGAATATTGGGAAAACATAATTCACAAAGTTGATTGCATTACTGATGTTCCGCCTTCGCGTTGGAGCATAGATGATTATTACGACGCTAACCCCAGAACACCTGACAAAACCTACTGTAAACGGGGCGGATTTATCCCAGATGTCGATTTCAATCCGATGGAATTTGGTTTACCACCTAATACCTTAGAAGTTACAGATATTTCTCAGTTGTTGGGTTTGCTGGTTGCCAAATCCGCCATTGAAGATGCTGGCTATGGTGAATCTCGGCAGTTTAACCGCGAACGCACTGGTGTAGTATTGGGTGTGGCTGTGGGTAGGCAATTGGCCTTACCACTCAGTTCCAGAATGCAGTATCCCGTTTGGGAAAAAGTTCTCAAAAGCAGTGGCTTATCTGATGAAGATACGCAAATCATAATTGAGAAAATCAAAAGCGCATATGTGCAGTGGAATGAGAACGCCTTCCCAGGGATGTTAGCTAATGTCATTACCGGACGAATTGCCAACCGCCTAGATTTGGGGGGAATGAACTGTGTAGTCGATGCGGCCTGTGCTAGTTCCTTGGGTGCGCTGAAAATCGCCATTAGTGAGCTTGTTGAGCATCGGTCTGATATGATGCTGACTGGCGGAGTTGACACAGATAACACCATTATGGCTTATATGTGTTTCAGCAAAACCCCGGCTGTTTCTCCCAGCGAGAATGTCAAACCATTTGATGCCGATTCTGATGGGATGATGTTGGGTGAAGGTGTGGGGATATTGGTACTGAAGCGCCTGGAAGATGCCGACCGAGACAATGACCGCATCTATGCAGTTATCAAAGGTATTGGCAGTTCCAGCGATGGTCGCTATAAAAGCATCTATGCACCTCGTTCAGAAGGTCAAATCAAAGCTTTAAATCGTGCTTATGAAGATGCAGAATGTTCGCCTGCAAGTGTGGGTTTAATTGAAGCACACGGTACTGGCACTCTAGCAGGAGATCCCACTGAATTTTCTTCCATCAAAGCAGTTTTTGGCGAAAACAATCCCAAGCAACAACATATTGCTCTAGGAAGTGTAAAATCACAGATTGGACATACAAAAGCGGCTGCGGGTGCGGCGAGTTTAATTAAAACTGCCTTGGCTCTGCATCATAAAGTATTACCACCCACCATTAACATTACTCAACCCCACCCTAAACTGAATATTGAAAGTTCTCCGTTTTATTTAAATACCCAAACCAGACCTTGGATTGCTACCGATGACGAACCCAGACGGGCTGGGGTCAGTGCTTTTGGCTTTGGGGGGACTAACTATCATGTGGTTTTGGAAGAATACAAACACGAACACAACCAGCCTTATCGCATACATAATAGTTTTCAGTCGATATTGATATCAGCTAAAACACCCGCAGAGTTGTTATCACGTTGTGAAGAAATCCAACAGCAACTACAATCTGATGCCAGAGAAAGGCATTATGCAGAATTAATTGCGGCTAGTAACGCTTTAGAAATACCAATTACAGATGCCAGAGTGGGGTTTGTGGCTAATTCTCTGACTCAAGCTGGGGAATTGTGGCAAAAAACCATTGATTTGCTGAAAAACAAGCTAGAAGCAGAATCTTGGGAGCATCCCCAAGGAATTTACTACCGTAAAACTGGCATCAGCACAGAACAGAAGGTTGTGGCTCTGTTTTCCGGTCAAGGCTCACAATACTTAGAAATGGGTCGGGAACTGGTAATTAACTTTCCTTGCCTCAGACAGACTTATGCTGAGATGGACAGGCTTTTATGCCAAGACGGTTTACAGCCTGTTTCCGAGGTTGTATTTCCGAAGCCTGTATTTAATGAGGAGCAAAAAGCAGCCCAGATGTCAGCTTTGCAACTGACAGAATACGCACAGCCAGCCATTGGGGCTTTTAGCGTGGGTTTGTACAAGATTCTACAACAAGCGGGCTTTAAAGCAGATATGGTCGCCGGACATAGTTTCGGAGAGCTTACCGCTTTATGGGCTGCGGGGGTTTTGAGTGAGGAGGATTATTGCTTCTTGGTGAAAGCTAGGGGTCAAGCTATGGCTACACCTCAAGATTCTCAGGTGGATAATGGAACCATGTTGGCGGTGAAAGGGGATGTGAGTCTGGTTAAAAAACTGATTGAAGATTTCCCTCTGGTGAATATTGCTAATTTGAATTCCCCTCAACAAATGGTGCTGGCGGGGACAAAGGCGGAAATTGCCAAAGTTGAAAAACTGCTGACGGCGAAAGGGTTCCATACGGTATTGCTGAAAGTTTCCGCAGCTTTTCATACATCCCTAGTGGCTTATGCTCTGAAACCTTTTGCTAACGCTATTGAAAGGGTGAGTCTGGAACAGCCACAAATCCCGGTTTACACCAATTTTACAGGGACTCCCTACCCCAATCAGGCAAGAGTTATTCAGAATATTCTTAAAGAACATCTGGGAAGTCAGGTGTTGTTTCAAGAGGAAATTGAAAACATTTATGCTGAAGGCGGTTATTGCTTTGTGGAATTTGGGCCGCGAAATACTCTGACTAATTTAGTTAAGGAGATTCTTGGCGATGCCTCCGGCGGGCGTAGCCATCGCTCTCATATAGCTGTAGCATTAAATACTAATCCTCAAAAAGATAGCGATCGCACTCTACGAGAAGCTGTTGTACAATTGCGTGTCGCTGGTTTACCTCTTTTCAACCTAGACCCCTACCAACAGTCCCGTCCAATTCCAGCAGATCCTCAAACTAAAGTCTTGAATGTTCGCTTAAATAGCACCAATTATGTTTCGGACAAGACGAAGCAATTGTTTGAAAACGCTCTACAAAATGGACATCAAGCAAAATTGCCCGTTAGCAACCCTAAGAAATCAGCAACACCAGACGTTTTCACTTCTGAGACTTTGGGTGGCGAAGCCATACCTACAGAAAAGGTAGCAGTCAATGGTGGGACTAAATTACCTACAGAAAAGGTAGCAGTCAATGGTGGGGCTAAATCTATGAAAAACAGGCAATTAGACGAACGGTATACCAAGTCTACACCAAGCAATCCCGAAGCATCTGTTAATTACCAAACAGCGATAGATAACTTAGAGTACACCCTAATCGAATTCAATCGCCATCAACGCCAGATTTTGCAGGTTCATGAACAGTCTTTGAAGCATCAAACAGAATATACCAAAACCTTCTTCGGGCTGATGCAACAACAGCATATCTTGTGGGGAAATGGTAAATTCATTAAGCAACAACCGCAAAGCCAGCAACTTGCTATCTCCAGTTCAGAGCGCAGCATCATGCGGTTTCATGAGCATCAAGCTGACAGCCTCCGCATTCATGAGCAGTATCTGAACTATCAGCAAGAATATACTAATAACTTTTTCCAATTAGTTCAGCAAAATCAACTGCCGACCTCTGATGATACCACTCAAAACAGTTTGATTCCGTCATTCAAATATGAAGATAGTTCTACTATTCCTGTATACCCAGAATATCAGCCTGTTGCAGTAGCCACAGCCGATGCAGTTGCTACTGAATCTGAGCCAGTTTCAACAAATGGTAACGGTAATGGTAACGGCGCACATCATCAACCAATACCAATTTTAGATATCACTGCGCCCCAGGAGAATCAAACTGCAACTCCAACCATAGTAGCTGCACCACCAGTAGAGCCAGTAGAAATTGATGCAGCTACCCTCAGCCAAACCCTGCTCACCATCGTCAGTGATAAGACAGGCTACCCCAGCGAAATGTTAGAGATGTCGATGGACATTGAAGCAGATTTGGGGATTGATTCTATCAAACGTGTCGAGATTTTAGGAGCATTATTAGAAATATACCCCGATTTACCCCAGCCAAATCCAGAGGAACTAGCACAGCTACGCACCCTCGCTGAGATAGCTGAGTATATCAAAACTTTAGCACCAGAAAACTCAGGAGCGCCTGCAACCATCAAGGAGGTATTAGAAGCAGAACATCCAGAAGAAGAGACAGCAATATCTCCTTCAGCCTCCCCAACTGTTTTACCCTCTGCAATTCCAGACAATCTCAGCGAAATACTGCTCACCATCGTGAGTGATAAAACAGGCTATCCCAGCGAAATGTTAGAGATGTCGATGGACATTGAAGCAGATTTGGGGATTGATTCCATCAAACGTGTCGAAATTCTGGGAGCATTATTAGAGCTATACCCCGATTTACCCCAGCCAAATCCTGAAGAAGTGGCTCCACTGCGTACCCTCCAAGAAATAGTTGATTACATAGAACAGACGGTAAAAAAAGCAGGGGAGCAGGGGGAAGAAGCAGGGGAGCAGGGAGCAGGGAGCAGGGGGGAAAGAGTAGGGAATAGTTCCTCTTCTCAGAGCCACTCGCTAATTCGCCGCAGTCCCGCCAAACTCAAATTTCTTCCAGAACCTGATGTTTTAGATTTCACCTTACCTGCACAGCATATTGCTTTGCTCACCGATGATGGTTCTGTCACTACTACGAAATTAGCTGAGGCTTTAAGCCAGCGTGGCTGGAAAACCGTTGTTTTAAGTTTTCCCGAAAGCCTGATTGGTAAACAATCGCCTTTACCTGACAGTATTAATCGGGTGGTGCTGACAGATTTGAGCGAGGAGCATTTGCAACAACAGTTAAATGCGATCGCCTCTGAATATGGTAAAATCGCCGCATTTATTCATCTCAATCCTTCAAGTCTGCAAAATACCAGTAACCATGTCTGCTATCTAGAAACAGAAAAATCTCTCCTGCGTCACGTCTTTCTCACCGCTAAATACCTCAAAGAATCGTTGAATCAAGCAGCCGAGTCAGGACGCAGTTGTTTCTTCACTGTGGCTCGTCTGGATGGCGAATTCGGACTAGGACAAAAAACTAACTTTGGCGCGATTAGTAGTGGATTGTTCGGATTGACCAAAACTGTCAACCAGGAATGGGAACCTGTATTTTGCCGAGCCTTAGATATCAGTCCTGATTTAGATGCTCAAACTGCGGTAGAGCATATCCTCGCTGAACTTCACGACTATAATCGATTGGTTGTGGAAGTGGGATATAGTTCACAAGGACGCACAACGTTAATCTGCGAACCAGAATCAAATGATATTTTTGATTCCCCAATCCCCAATCCCCAATCCCAAGTATTTCTTGTCAGTGGTGGTGCAAAGGGGATAACGGCTAAATGTGTGATTGAACTAGCACAGCGTTATCAATGCAAATTTATTCTCTTGGGTCGTTCTGCTGCTGAACCGGAACCTGTATGGGCGGAAGGCTACGTTGGCGAAGCGGAATTGAAAAAGCGGATTATGGAGGATTTCGTCGCTAAAGGGGATAAACCTACACCTGCAATGGTGCAGAAGAAATTTAAAACTATTGCATCCAGAAGGGAAATAGCCGCTACCTTAGAAGCCATTGAAAAGGCGGGTGGACAAGCAGAATATTTGAGTGTGGATGTTACTGATGCGATCGCCCTTTCTCTGGAAGTTGCTAATGCAGTTGAGCGTTTGGGTGCAGTCACAGGTATTATTCATGCAGCCGGTAATCTCGCTGATAAGCGAATTGAGAAGAAAACACTCCAAGATTTTGAAACAGTATACTCTGCTAAAGTTAAAGGTTTAGAAAACCTGCTGCGGTGTATACCAGCTAGCCAACTGCAATATTTAGTTTTGTTTTCCTCGGTGGTGGGCTTTTATGGCAATGTGGGACAATCTGATTATGCGATCGCTAATGAAATTCTCAACAAATCAGCCCATCTGTTCAAACGCAATCATCCTAATTGTCACGTGGTCGCAATTAATTGGGGTCCTTGGGATAGTGGGATGGTATCTCCAGAACTAAAAAAAGCCTTTGCTGAACGAAATATCGAAGTAATTCCCCTGAAAACTGGGGCGCAGATATTAGTTTCCGAACTGGAACAAAAAAATCACCCAACTACACAAGTCGTAATTGGTAGTCCCCTTGTCTACACCCCAGGCGCATTAAACCCAGAGTTAAAAAGCTTTCGTATCCAGAGGCAATTAACATTAGCAGCAAACCCATTTTTACATGACCACGTAATTGCCGGCAAACCAGTTCTTCCCGCCACTTGCGCCTTTTCCTGGATTGCTAATACCTGTGAACAACTCTATCCCGGATATAAATTCTTTAGTTGCCAAAACTTCAAAGTTTTGAAGGGAATTATCTTTGATGGTCAACAAGCAAATGAATACACTTTAGATTTAGTAGAAACTTCTAAATCTGATGACAATGAAATCGCATTTCAGGCTAAAGTATGGAGTAATCATTCCGGTAAAATCCGTTATAATTTCAGTGCCAATATCAAATTACGGCGGCAAATTCCAGTAGCTCCCACTTATGAGTTATTTAACCAGGAGCGAACCAACCCCGATATCAGCACATCATTCTATCAAAACGGAGCATCAAGTTTATTTCATGGTTCGGCTTTCCAGGGCGTAGAAAGTGTTTTAAATATTAGCCCTGAGACAATAACAATAGATTGCCTAGTGCCGAAAGTAGAAGAAACAAAACAAGGACAGTTTCTAGTCCAAACATTCAACCCTTATATTGTTGATGTTCAGATTCATGCCCTGTGGATTTGGTCTCAATATTATCACCAAGTAGGTTGTTTACCTTCAGAAATACATAACTTTGAGCAGTTCGCAGAACTCCCATTTGGTGAAAAATTGTACATTTCTTGCGAAGTTCAATCAAAGACCAACTCAGCAATAGTTACTAATGTCATAACACACGATGCCCAAGGGAAAATATATACCCGAATGATGGACGCTAGAGGCATTGTTTTACCCCAATAA
- a CDS encoding ABC exporter membrane fusion protein, with the protein MIPKERQLFTKPVNQLSIILAISLAVATGTISFYSFSRNRSTSTLEVPITPSSSPTKAAVAALGRLEPQGEVIRLSAANSQAGVRVAKLLVNQGDWVSQGQVVAILDSYYTRLAALEKAQKQVLVAEAVVNQVKAGAKAGDISAQEATIARLEAQLRGETSAQQATIARLEAELRNAESENQRYQQLYQEGAISASSFETKQLRVDTVRQQLNEAEAAFKRTVETLQKQLKEAEARLESIAEVRPTDIQAAQTDVESAIASVRQAQADWDLTSVRSPIDGQVLKINTRPGEIISNAGIAELGRTQQMYVVAEVYETDIQKVRLGQSAMITSNAFTGELRGKVTDIGLQVSRQNIFDLNPQVNTDNKVVNVKIRLDQLPENQAVTTLTDLQVQVLIDI; encoded by the coding sequence ATGATACCCAAAGAAAGGCAGTTATTCACCAAACCTGTAAATCAGTTGTCGATAATTTTGGCAATTTCTTTAGCTGTAGCTACTGGGACAATTTCTTTCTACAGCTTTTCACGAAATCGTTCAACTTCGACATTGGAAGTTCCAATTACACCCAGCAGTTCCCCTACTAAAGCTGCTGTTGCTGCTTTAGGGCGTTTAGAGCCTCAAGGCGAAGTCATTCGTTTATCTGCTGCTAATTCCCAAGCTGGGGTTCGGGTGGCAAAACTCTTGGTTAATCAAGGGGATTGGGTGTCTCAAGGGCAAGTGGTGGCAATTCTTGACAGTTATTACACTCGGCTTGCAGCCTTAGAAAAAGCTCAAAAACAGGTTCTAGTTGCTGAAGCTGTTGTGAATCAGGTAAAAGCCGGAGCCAAAGCCGGAGACATCTCTGCACAAGAAGCGACAATTGCTCGTCTAGAAGCTCAGTTGAGGGGAGAAACTTCGGCACAACAAGCCACAATCGCTCGTTTAGAAGCTGAGTTACGGAATGCAGAGAGTGAAAATCAACGATATCAACAGTTATATCAAGAAGGTGCAATTTCAGCTTCAAGTTTTGAGACTAAGCAGTTGCGAGTTGATACTGTCAGACAGCAGCTCAATGAAGCTGAGGCTGCTTTCAAGCGGACTGTAGAAACTCTGCAAAAGCAGTTAAAGGAAGCTGAAGCTAGACTCGAAAGTATTGCGGAAGTCCGTCCTACTGATATCCAAGCAGCACAAACTGATGTTGAGAGTGCGATCGCCTCAGTCAGACAAGCCCAAGCCGATTGGGATTTAACTTCAGTGCGATCGCCTATCGACGGCCAAGTGCTGAAAATTAATACTCGTCCAGGAGAAATTATTAGCAACGCCGGTATAGCAGAATTAGGACGCACACAACAAATGTATGTGGTTGCAGAAGTCTATGAAACTGACATTCAAAAAGTGCGTCTAGGACAGTCAGCCATGATTACTAGCAATGCTTTTACCGGAGAATTACGCGGAAAAGTCACAGATATTGGTTTGCAAGTTAGTAGACAAAATATTTTTGACCTCAATCCACAAGTGAATACAGATAACAAAGTAGTTAATGTGAAAATCCGGCTCGATCAGCTACCTGAAAACCAAGCAGTTACGACTTTAACCGACTTACAAGTGCAAGTCCTAATTGACATATAG
- the devC gene encoding ABC transporter permease DevC: protein MILNIPVAWLQLVKQKLRFIVALAGIAFVSVLMFLQIGFQDALYASATQLHKNLDGNLFLISIQYQSLTSNQHFPRQRLYQLLGFEDVESVSPLYIQFAKLKNPTTGFKYPIYVLGFNPVESIINLPNIQQNLHLLQLPDQVLFDGASRPEFGPLAENFQQGNPVQAEIFSYIGLVGYKVKIGGLFSLGPSFGVDGNLIVSISTFLRIFQERSVQDIDIGLIKLKPGANPEKVLANLTANLPKDVTVISREDFIKLEKDYWALRTPIGFVFNFMVTMGFVVGVIVVYQILYSNISNHLAEYATLKAMGFKNKYLLSIVFQQAIILASLGYVPGFAISLGLYDIAKNATNLPVTMNSERAIFVFSLAIIMCLVSGFFSTNKLRNVDPADIF from the coding sequence ATGATTCTCAATATACCTGTAGCATGGCTACAATTAGTCAAACAAAAACTGCGCTTTATTGTCGCTTTAGCTGGAATTGCTTTTGTCTCCGTGCTGATGTTTCTGCAAATTGGTTTTCAGGATGCTCTCTATGCAAGTGCTACACAGTTGCATAAAAATCTAGATGGAAACCTATTTTTAATTAGTATTCAATATCAATCTCTAACATCCAATCAACACTTTCCTCGTCAGCGTTTATACCAGCTTTTAGGATTTGAAGATGTGGAGTCAGTTAGCCCTTTATATATCCAGTTTGCTAAACTCAAGAATCCAACAACTGGTTTTAAATACCCAATATATGTGTTGGGTTTTAATCCAGTAGAATCAATTATCAACTTGCCAAACATTCAGCAAAACCTGCATTTACTACAACTTCCTGATCAGGTTTTATTTGACGGCGCATCTCGCCCAGAATTTGGACCCCTTGCTGAAAATTTTCAGCAAGGAAACCCTGTACAAGCTGAAATATTTAGCTATATTGGCTTAGTTGGTTACAAAGTTAAAATTGGCGGCTTATTTAGCTTAGGTCCCTCCTTTGGAGTAGATGGAAATTTAATAGTGAGCATCTCCACTTTTCTGCGGATATTTCAAGAGCGTTCTGTACAAGATATAGATATAGGTTTAATTAAGCTTAAACCAGGCGCTAATCCTGAAAAAGTTTTAGCAAATTTAACCGCCAACTTACCTAAAGATGTAACAGTAATTTCTCGTGAGGATTTTATCAAATTAGAAAAAGACTATTGGGCGCTGAGAACACCTATTGGTTTTGTGTTTAACTTCATGGTGACTATGGGTTTTGTTGTCGGTGTGATTGTTGTCTATCAAATTCTCTATAGTAATATTTCTAATCACTTAGCTGAATATGCCACACTCAAAGCTATGGGGTTTAAAAATAAATATCTTTTGAGTATAGTTTTCCAACAAGCTATAATTTTAGCATCATTAGGGTATGTTCCAGGTTTTGCCATATCTTTAGGTTTATATGATATAGCCAAAAATGCTACTAATTTACCTGTAACCATGAATTCAGAAAGAGCAATTTTTGTATTTTCCCTAGCCATAATTATGTGCTTAGTATCTGGATTTTTCTCTACAAACAAGCTCCGAAATGTAGACCCCGCAGATATTTTTTAA
- a CDS encoding DevA family ABC transporter ATP-binding protein, giving the protein MDADKFLSRQIKKQYIVKIENLNQYLGKKALRLQILFDINLAIQPGEIVIMTGPSGSGKTTLLTLIGGLRSIQDGSLKFLGQELYGASNEELVKVRRHIGYIFQAHNLLDFLTARQNVQMSLELHKNISSKEAHRKAEAMLNAVKLEDRVNYYPSDLSGGQKQRVAIARALVSQPKLVLADEPTAALDSKSGRDVVNLMQQLAREQNCAILMVTHDNRILDIADRIIHMEDGRLIKQVVCNPTPV; this is encoded by the coding sequence ATGGACGCAGATAAATTCCTATCTCGGCAGATTAAGAAACAATATATTGTAAAAATAGAGAATCTTAACCAATACTTGGGAAAGAAAGCCTTAAGACTCCAGATTTTGTTTGATATTAATTTAGCCATTCAACCTGGAGAAATTGTCATTATGACGGGACCTTCAGGTTCAGGAAAAACAACTTTACTGACTTTAATTGGTGGTTTACGTTCTATTCAAGATGGAAGTCTCAAATTTTTAGGACAAGAACTTTATGGAGCTAGCAATGAAGAATTAGTAAAAGTACGTCGTCATATTGGCTATATTTTTCAAGCTCATAATTTATTAGATTTTTTAACAGCCCGACAAAACGTCCAAATGTCACTGGAGTTACACAAAAACATCTCCTCAAAAGAAGCACACCGGAAAGCAGAAGCTATGCTCAACGCTGTAAAATTGGAAGATAGAGTAAATTACTATCCATCGGATCTCTCAGGAGGACAAAAGCAACGGGTAGCGATCGCCCGCGCGTTAGTTAGTCAACCAAAATTAGTCCTAGCAGATGAACCCACCGCAGCCTTAGACAGTAAATCCGGGCGTGATGTAGTCAACCTCATGCAACAACTAGCCAGAGAACAGAATTGTGCCATTTTAATGGTGACACACGACAACCGCATCTTAGACATAGCAGACCGGATAATTCACATGGAAGACGGACGATTAATTAAACAAGTAGTCTGCAATCCCACCCCAGTATAA